The sequence below is a genomic window from Oceanispirochaeta sp..
AAGTCCTCTCTACCGCATAAAAAACCCTGAAGTACTAATAGGAAGTTGAACATAATCGCAATTTTACTCAATACATGGAATATGGTAAACTTTCCAACTATCCGACAGTCTCATGATCAGGGATGTAAAAAACTAACCCATGGGGATTCTCTTTTTGGAATAGATTTTATGACAATTGATACTCTGCCCGGCAAGAGATTCTATCTGCTTATCATCCTGGAGCTGAGAACTCTAAAGATTATTCGAACTGATTTAACAGAAAATCATTACGGAGGATGTTGAATACTAGAACCATTTGAGACCTTATCAAGGAATCAATACAATCCCTGTTGAAAAAAGGTCCTTATTTCTGGAAACATCCAGAAGGATCAGATTTTGGGAGGATTTCACCACAATTATTTTTGTAGAAGTGCCTGAATCTGGTAGCGGTCTAAAAAACTATAGGACGAGCTAGAAAAAGGTTTTGTAGTCTGCAAGCATCTTTTTCAGAAGATCAGGAGTCTCCAGAGAATAGGGACATCGGCCTACACACGCACGGCAATCAATACAGTCCTCAATTTTTCCCATTTCTTTCTGCCACTCTGTGTTAAGCCATTTTTCACTGGGGGCTCTACGGAGAAGAAAGCTCATCCTGGCGGCCATGGGGATCTTGATATCAGCAGGACAGGGCAGACAGTAACCACAGCCTCTACAGAAATCTCCGGCCAGTTCTCTCTTCTCTCTTTCCAGTTCCTTTATTAGAGCCTCATCCAGAACCGGAGGGTTCGCTTCAAGAGTCAGAAATTCCTCAAGCTCCTCCATTTTCTGAATTCCCCAGATGGGAACAATATTCTCATAACGACGGAGGCCGGCAAAAGCAAGACTTGCATTCTGCAGAAGACCTCCGCACATGGCCTTCATGGCGATAAGACCGACATTGTTCTCCCTGCATATCTCCGCCAGTTCCAGATCTTCATCAGATGAGATAGCACTAAGAGGAAACTGCACTGTATCATAGAGACCGGACCGGGCTGCCTCCGTAGCGATTTTCCGGGAGTGATTTGTAATCCCGATGGTTCTGGTCTTTCCCTGTTCCCTTGCTTCAAGGAGTCCGGCATAAAGAGATTCGGGATCATAAGGATCGGGAAGCTCTGCGGGATTATGCAACTGTAAAAGATCCACATAATCTGTCTTCAGATTACTCAGGCTGGTTTCAAGACGACTCATGACACCGGCCCTGTCTTCAGCTCCGCTGGCTTTTGTAGCAATAATGATATCCTGACGTCTGGAAGAGAGTGCAGACCCGATCTTTTCCTCACTATCCGAGTATCCTCTTGCGGTATCAAAAAAATTGATACCACCCTCTAGGGCATGCAGCAGAATATCTCTGCTTGTATCAAAGCTCAGACGCTGAATTGGAAGAGTTCCGAAAGATGTCCGGCTCACAATGAGCCCTGATCTGCCTAATGTAGTTTTTTCCATAGAAATCCCGCCTTTCGGACAGAGTCCGTCTTAAAAACTGAGTATAATGAAACTAATCCCTACCGGTAATGGCGTCAATCGAAGCAATGGAATCGTCATACACCTGATGGGCATGAATAAGCGATCCTTCTTCTTTCGGCACTGAAATTCTTCTCAAAATGAAGTAATACAGGCCAAGAGTTAAAAAGCAGAGGGCTGCGGAAATCGCCATAGTATT
It includes:
- a CDS encoding aldo/keto reductase, whose protein sequence is MEKTTLGRSGLIVSRTSFGTLPIQRLSFDTSRDILLHALEGGINFFDTARGYSDSEEKIGSALSSRRQDIIIATKASGAEDRAGVMSRLETSLSNLKTDYVDLLQLHNPAELPDPYDPESLYAGLLEAREQGKTRTIGITNHSRKIATEAARSGLYDTVQFPLSAISSDEDLELAEICRENNVGLIAMKAMCGGLLQNASLAFAGLRRYENIVPIWGIQKMEELEEFLTLEANPPVLDEALIKELEREKRELAGDFCRGCGYCLPCPADIKIPMAARMSFLLRRAPSEKWLNTEWQKEMGKIEDCIDCRACVGRCPYSLETPDLLKKMLADYKTFF